In a genomic window of [Empedobacter] haloabium:
- a CDS encoding TonB-dependent receptor has protein sequence MKTLNKTTLALCLAALGGEAAAQAAAQDPGTMERIVVTANRRDQLVQDTPLAVSAFTQETLQNNQVKDLASLTALVPSLVVEPHSDSGGVHVYLRGVGSANHTELGDPAVAFYVDGIYLPRPQGATALMYDLAHVEVARGPQGTLSGRNATAGAVNLVSAAPNTTKTMGAVSVTAGDYHRIQTQGMINLPFGDNLALRVAAIKDSHDGYVDFARGSNVPPGADKYGAQDQAGARATLLWKITPALRATFIADYYEDKGAGNVYLAQEPVAGQDRWSAVIDTPGTLDQSIMTYKTKWNWAATDWLDVQYLGSWSRLKRSNASDADAGLYLGFKAENRTEWGQFDSHSNELQLRSAGAGPVQWVAGLFEFGENNRIRFDIDRSQISEAALRQDLAAGNVIFVRPTVGEYASAMSFIQGDRQLKSKAVFAQGSYDVNEQYKVTAGARYTKDHKFDRGGQNWACPNWPDNAPRGAAVLTPNQLAQLVTPGTGLINTHNIGPGGAVTVAGCGNTPGDNTADLEYGQATWLGRVEYKPARDILAFASVTTGFHSPAIGDGGATTKPEKLTSYEIGFKSDLLNRTLTLNLDAFWMKYKDKLESQVVNNTLQNFNAAGATVKGIEAEFAWRPVPAARISGNATWLRAAYDSFLSCDIDAARANGQVCGTTAPTEDVGGSVLKHAPRFATTVMGEYDFAVAGGRLTPRLQAHYETKAFIAAGAFNRDVPGHPGVKQQPAYTTLDVSLRYEPANKAYTAELFVNNATDKEVKYDAVEVCTQVGAPCQPNQQIWAAYYNQPRTLGARLSMKF, from the coding sequence ATGAAGACACTGAACAAGACGACACTGGCGCTGTGCCTGGCGGCGCTGGGCGGGGAAGCCGCCGCGCAGGCGGCAGCGCAGGACCCCGGCACGATGGAACGCATCGTCGTCACCGCCAACCGCCGCGACCAGCTGGTGCAGGACACGCCGTTGGCCGTCAGCGCGTTCACGCAGGAGACGCTGCAGAACAACCAGGTCAAGGACCTTGCGTCGCTGACGGCCCTGGTGCCCAGCCTGGTGGTGGAACCGCACAGCGACTCGGGCGGCGTGCACGTCTACCTGCGCGGGGTCGGTTCGGCCAACCACACGGAACTGGGCGACCCGGCCGTGGCGTTCTACGTGGACGGCATCTACCTGCCGCGGCCGCAGGGCGCCACGGCCCTGATGTACGACCTGGCCCACGTGGAGGTGGCGCGCGGGCCGCAGGGCACGCTGAGCGGCCGCAATGCGACGGCCGGTGCCGTCAACCTGGTGTCGGCCGCGCCCAACACGACGAAGACGATGGGCGCCGTCAGCGTGACGGCCGGCGACTATCACCGCATCCAGACGCAGGGCATGATCAACCTGCCGTTCGGCGACAACCTGGCGTTGCGGGTGGCGGCGATCAAGGACAGCCACGACGGCTATGTGGACTTCGCGCGCGGGTCGAACGTGCCGCCGGGTGCGGACAAGTACGGCGCGCAGGACCAGGCGGGCGCGCGCGCCACCCTGCTGTGGAAGATCACACCGGCCTTGCGCGCCACCTTCATCGCCGACTATTACGAAGACAAGGGTGCCGGCAACGTCTACCTGGCGCAGGAGCCGGTGGCCGGCCAGGACCGCTGGAGCGCGGTGATCGACACCCCCGGCACGCTGGATCAGTCCATCATGACGTACAAGACGAAGTGGAACTGGGCCGCGACGGACTGGCTGGACGTGCAGTACCTGGGCAGCTGGAGCCGCCTGAAACGCAGCAACGCCAGTGACGCCGACGCCGGCCTGTACCTGGGCTTCAAGGCGGAAAACCGCACCGAGTGGGGCCAGTTCGACAGTCATTCGAACGAGCTGCAGCTACGTTCCGCCGGTGCCGGGCCGGTGCAGTGGGTCGCCGGCCTGTTCGAGTTCGGCGAGAACAACCGCATCCGCTTCGACATCGACCGCAGCCAGATTTCCGAGGCGGCCCTGCGCCAGGACCTGGCGGCCGGCAATGTGATCTTCGTGCGGCCGACCGTGGGCGAATATGCTTCGGCGATGTCGTTCATCCAGGGCGACCGGCAATTGAAATCGAAGGCCGTGTTCGCGCAGGGCAGCTATGACGTCAACGAGCAGTACAAGGTCACTGCCGGCGCTCGCTACACCAAGGACCACAAGTTCGACCGGGGCGGCCAGAACTGGGCCTGCCCGAACTGGCCGGACAATGCCCCGCGCGGCGCGGCCGTGCTGACGCCGAACCAGCTGGCGCAACTGGTCACGCCCGGCACGGGCCTGATCAACACCCACAATATCGGCCCGGGCGGGGCGGTCACGGTGGCCGGCTGCGGCAACACGCCGGGCGACAACACGGCCGACCTGGAATATGGCCAGGCGACCTGGCTTGGCCGGGTGGAGTACAAGCCGGCCAGGGACATCCTGGCGTTCGCGTCCGTGACGACGGGCTTCCACTCGCCCGCGATCGGCGACGGCGGCGCCACCACCAAGCCGGAAAAGCTGACCAGCTACGAGATCGGCTTCAAGTCCGACCTGCTGAACCGGACGCTGACCTTGAACCTGGACGCGTTCTGGATGAAGTACAAGGACAAGCTGGAGTCGCAGGTCGTCAACAACACGCTGCAGAACTTCAACGCGGCCGGCGCCACCGTCAAGGGTATCGAGGCGGAGTTCGCGTGGCGCCCGGTTCCCGCCGCACGCATCAGCGGCAACGCCACCTGGCTGCGCGCGGCCTACGACAGCTTCCTGTCGTGCGACATCGACGCGGCGCGCGCCAACGGCCAGGTGTGCGGTACGACGGCGCCGACGGAGGACGTTGGCGGCTCGGTGCTGAAGCATGCGCCGCGCTTCGCCACCACCGTGATGGGCGAATACGATTTCGCGGTCGCGGGCGGCCGGCTGACGCCGCGCCTCCAGGCGCACTACGAGACGAAAGCCTTCATCGCTGCCGGTGCGTTCAACCGCGACGTGCCGGGCCATCCGGGCGTCAAGCAGCAGCCGGCTTACACGACGCTGGACGTCAGCCTGCGCTACGAGCCGGCCAACAAGGCCTACACGGCCGAACTGTTCGTCAACAACGCCACCGACAAGGAGGTCAAGTACGACGCCGTCGAGGTCTGCACGCAGGTGGGCGCGCCGTGCCAGCCGAACCAGCAGATCTGGGCGGCCTACTACAACCAGCCGCGCACGCTGGGGGCGCGCTTGTCGATGAAGTTTTAG
- a CDS encoding TspO/MBR family protein has product MTSQIKTLAAWLALTFVAAALGAWASRGAPEFYQQLVKPDWAPPAGVFGPVWTLLYVLMGIAAWLVWKLRGWSTAPRTLGLYVVQLAANALWSWLFFGWHLGAAAFFEVLVLWLLVLATTVCFWRARPLAGALLLPYLAWVSFASALTYAVWQRNPQLLGT; this is encoded by the coding sequence TTGACTAGCCAAATCAAGACGCTGGCCGCCTGGCTGGCGCTGACCTTCGTTGCCGCCGCGCTGGGCGCCTGGGCGTCGCGCGGCGCGCCCGAGTTCTACCAGCAGCTCGTCAAGCCCGACTGGGCGCCGCCCGCCGGCGTGTTCGGCCCGGTCTGGACCTTGCTGTACGTCCTGATGGGGATCGCGGCGTGGCTGGTGTGGAAGCTGCGCGGCTGGTCCACCGCGCCACGCACCCTGGGCCTGTATGTCGTCCAGCTGGCCGCCAACGCGCTGTGGAGCTGGCTGTTCTTCGGCTGGCACCTGGGCGCCGCCGCGTTTTTCGAGGTACTGGTCCTGTGGCTGCTGGTGCTGGCGACCACGGTCTGCTTCTGGCGTGCCCGCCCGCTGGCCGGTGCCTTGCTGCTGCCTTACCTGGCATGGGTGTCGTTCGCCAGCGCCCTGACGTATGCGGTGTGGCAGCGCAATCCGCAACTGCTGGGCACCTAG
- a CDS encoding cystathionine beta-lyase, translated as MTAKKNLQTTLIHHDYTPPEGFGAYPPAIHHASTVLFDNVAALRSGDWKDKSGYTYGLHGTPTTFTLEAKLAAIEGGTHCLLAPSGLSAITMIDFALLKTGDDVLLPDNVYHPSRVLGNWLQQSMGITARYYDPLVGAGIAQLIRPETKLIWTEAPGSVTMEVPDLPAICAAAHARGVTVALDNTWSAGIALRAFDLGVDIVVQALTKYQSGGADVLMGAAITRDEALHDKLSTSHMRLGIGVGADDAYLVLRGLPTLKLRFDAHDAGARRVASWLKGRPEITHVLHPAFEDCPGHANWRRDFSGAGGLFSVLFDARYSEAQTDRFVDSLRLFKIGYSWGGPNSLCVPYRMQGMRNAWGAAGTLVRFNIGLEDPADLVADIEQALAALA; from the coding sequence ATGACCGCCAAAAAAAACCTGCAAACCACGCTGATCCACCACGACTACACGCCACCCGAAGGCTTCGGCGCCTACCCGCCCGCCATCCACCATGCCAGCACCGTCCTGTTCGACAACGTCGCCGCGCTGCGCTCGGGCGACTGGAAGGACAAGAGCGGCTATACCTACGGCCTGCACGGCACGCCGACCACGTTCACCCTGGAAGCCAAGCTGGCCGCCATCGAGGGCGGCACGCACTGCCTGCTGGCGCCCAGCGGCCTGTCCGCCATCACGATGATCGACTTCGCGCTCCTGAAGACGGGCGACGACGTGCTGCTGCCCGATAACGTCTACCACCCCAGCCGCGTGCTGGGCAACTGGCTGCAGCAATCGATGGGCATCACGGCGCGCTATTACGACCCCCTGGTCGGCGCCGGCATCGCGCAACTGATCCGCCCGGAGACAAAGCTGATCTGGACCGAGGCACCGGGCTCGGTGACGATGGAAGTGCCCGACCTGCCGGCCATCTGCGCGGCCGCGCACGCGCGCGGCGTCACGGTCGCGCTGGACAACACCTGGTCCGCCGGCATCGCGCTGCGCGCCTTCGACCTGGGCGTGGACATCGTCGTGCAGGCGCTGACCAAGTACCAGTCGGGCGGGGCGGACGTGCTGATGGGCGCCGCCATCACGCGCGACGAGGCGCTGCACGACAAGCTCTCCACTTCCCATATGCGCCTCGGTATCGGCGTGGGCGCCGACGACGCCTACCTGGTCCTGCGCGGCCTGCCGACCCTGAAGCTGCGTTTCGATGCGCACGATGCCGGCGCGCGCCGGGTGGCGAGCTGGCTCAAGGGACGGCCCGAGATCACCCATGTGCTGCATCCGGCCTTCGAAGACTGCCCCGGGCACGCTAACTGGCGGCGCGACTTCAGCGGCGCGGGCGGCCTGTTCTCGGTGTTGTTCGACGCACGCTACAGCGAGGCGCAGACCGACCGCTTCGTCGACAGCCTGCGGCTGTTCAAGATCGGCTACAGCTGGGGTGGACCGAACAGCCTGTGCGTGCCTTACCGGATGCAAGGCATGCGCAATGCCTGGGGTGCGGCCGGCACGCTGGTGCGCTTCAATATCGGCCTGGAAGACCCGGCCGACCTGGTTGCCGACATCGAACAGGCACTCGCCGCGCTGGCGTAG
- the rimO gene encoding 30S ribosomal protein S12 methylthiotransferase RimO, which yields MQSQPLSRLNKPAAGAPATSSAPAPKVGFVSLGCPKALVDSEQILTQLRAEGYETAKSYDGADLVIVNTCGFIDAAVQESLDAIGEALAENGKVIVTGCLGAKKDTDGSDLIQKIHPKVLAVTGPHAVGEVMASVHTHLPKPHEPFIDLLPPQGIKLTPKHYAYLKISEGCNHRCSFCIIPSMRGDLVSRPIAELMLEAENLFKAGVKELLVISQDTSAYGIDVKFRSGFWNGRPVKTHMTQLTEALGQLAAQYGAWVRLHYVYPYPHVDEIIPMMSGGHVLPYLDIPMQHAHPEVLKRMKRPASGEKNLERILKWRQMNPDLTIRSTFIAGFPGETEAEFEYLLDFLKEAQIDRLGCFAYSPVEGATANEIANPVPEEVREERRGRVMLLQEEISKKRLQAKVGKTVKVLIDELTPSGAIGRSAADAPEIDGVVYVKKPYEPHKKLAVGQFFDVEITRADAHDLWGEA from the coding sequence ATGCAATCTCAGCCACTCTCCCGCCTGAACAAGCCCGCCGCCGGCGCGCCTGCCACCTCGTCCGCCCCTGCCCCGAAGGTCGGTTTCGTTTCGCTCGGCTGCCCGAAGGCGCTGGTCGACTCCGAACAGATCCTGACGCAGCTGCGCGCCGAAGGCTACGAGACCGCCAAGTCGTATGACGGCGCCGATCTCGTGATCGTCAACACCTGCGGCTTCATCGACGCGGCCGTGCAGGAATCGCTGGATGCGATCGGCGAGGCGCTGGCGGAAAACGGCAAGGTCATCGTGACCGGCTGCCTGGGCGCCAAGAAGGACACGGACGGCAGTGACCTGATCCAGAAGATCCACCCGAAGGTGCTGGCCGTGACGGGCCCGCACGCGGTCGGCGAGGTGATGGCCTCGGTGCACACGCACCTGCCGAAACCGCACGAGCCGTTCATCGACCTGCTGCCGCCGCAGGGCATCAAGCTGACGCCGAAGCACTACGCGTACCTGAAGATCTCGGAAGGCTGCAACCACCGTTGCTCGTTCTGCATCATCCCGTCGATGCGCGGCGACCTGGTGTCGCGCCCCATCGCGGAACTGATGCTGGAAGCGGAAAACCTGTTCAAGGCCGGCGTCAAGGAACTCCTGGTGATCTCGCAGGACACCTCGGCCTACGGCATCGACGTCAAGTTCCGTTCCGGCTTCTGGAACGGCCGCCCCGTCAAGACGCACATGACGCAGCTGACCGAAGCGCTGGGCCAGCTGGCCGCGCAGTACGGCGCCTGGGTGCGCCTGCACTACGTCTACCCGTACCCGCACGTGGACGAGATCATCCCGATGATGAGTGGTGGCCATGTGCTGCCTTACCTGGACATCCCGATGCAGCACGCGCATCCGGAAGTACTGAAGCGCATGAAGCGTCCGGCCTCCGGCGAGAAGAACCTGGAGCGCATCCTGAAATGGCGCCAGATGAATCCGGACCTGACGATCCGTTCGACCTTCATTGCCGGCTTCCCGGGCGAGACGGAAGCCGAGTTCGAATACCTGCTGGACTTCCTGAAGGAAGCGCAGATCGACCGCCTGGGCTGCTTCGCCTACTCGCCGGTGGAGGGCGCCACGGCCAACGAGATCGCCAACCCGGTGCCGGAAGAAGTGCGCGAGGAGCGCCGCGGCCGCGTCATGCTGCTGCAGGAAGAGATCTCGAAGAAGCGCCTGCAGGCCAAGGTCGGCAAGACGGTGAAGGTGCTGATCGACGAGCTGACCCCATCGGGCGCGATCGGCCGCTCGGCCGCCGACGCGCCGGAAATCGACGGCGTGGTCTACGTCAAGAAGCCGTACGAGCCGCACAAGAAGCTGGCCGTGGGCCAGTTCTTCGACGTCGAGATCACGCGCGCCGACGCGCATGATTTGTGGGGTGAAGCGTAA
- a CDS encoding sugar ABC transporter permease, translated as MVTARRTACWSAYAALLPMALTVVGVYIGTLLWTARVSVSSARIFPTGDFVGLGQYERLFRNARWLLSLENLAIYGVLFILACLVVGFLLAVFIDQKVMGEGALRTVFLYPYAMSFVATGLVWQWILNPELGIQRVVRRLGFEDFTFDWIVDQDKALYTIVLATVWQASGLVMALLLSGLRGIDEELWKAARIDGIPVWRVYTSIVLPMLWPSLSTAFMLLAVMVVKLFDAVVAMTQGGPGTATEVPAKFIMDYLFGRANIGLASAASLVLLATVLAVVAPLYYARSKAVQRGLR; from the coding sequence ATGGTGACCGCCCGCCGCACGGCCTGCTGGTCCGCCTACGCGGCATTGCTGCCGATGGCCCTGACCGTCGTGGGCGTCTACATCGGCACCCTGCTGTGGACCGCGCGCGTCTCCGTCAGCAGTGCGCGCATCTTCCCCACCGGCGACTTCGTCGGCCTCGGTCAGTACGAGCGGCTGTTCCGCAACGCGCGCTGGCTGCTGTCGCTGGAAAACCTGGCGATCTACGGCGTGCTGTTCATCCTGGCCTGCCTGGTCGTCGGCTTCCTGCTGGCCGTGTTCATCGACCAGAAGGTGATGGGCGAGGGCGCCCTGCGCACCGTGTTCCTGTATCCGTACGCGATGTCGTTCGTGGCTACTGGGCTGGTGTGGCAATGGATCCTGAACCCGGAGCTGGGCATCCAGCGCGTGGTACGGCGGCTGGGCTTCGAGGATTTCACCTTCGACTGGATCGTCGACCAGGACAAGGCGCTGTACACGATCGTGCTGGCCACCGTCTGGCAGGCTTCCGGCCTGGTGATGGCGCTGCTGCTGTCCGGGCTGCGCGGCATCGACGAGGAGCTGTGGAAGGCCGCCCGCATCGACGGCATCCCGGTGTGGCGGGTGTACACCAGTATCGTGCTGCCGATGCTGTGGCCGTCGCTGTCCACCGCCTTCATGCTGCTGGCCGTGATGGTGGTCAAGCTGTTCGACGCCGTCGTGGCGATGACGCAGGGCGGCCCCGGCACGGCGACGGAGGTGCCGGCCAAGTTCATCATGGACTACCTGTTCGGCCGCGCCAATATCGGCCTGGCCTCGGCCGCCTCGCTGGTGCTGCTGGCCACCGTGCTGGCGGTGGTGGCGCCGCTGTACTACGCCCGCAGCAAGGCCGTGCAAAGGGGACTGCGATGA
- a CDS encoding ABC transporter ATP-binding protein, with protein MANVSIRNLGIELGANRVISALDLDVRAGEFVVLLGPSGCGKSTLLHSIAGLNDAAAGSIEIGGRDMTYADPKDRGIALVFQSYALYPTMNVEKNLSFGLRIAGTPKDEIARRVARAADMLQLGPLLQRKPGQLSGGQRQRVAIGRAIVRQADVFLFDEPLSNLDAKLRTELRRELKLLHGQLGATMIYVTHDQVEAMTLADRMAVMQGGVIQQFDTPDAIYRRPENLFVATFLGSPGMNLFRGRLARQDGRVVFDDGHLALDVSAYPFRQPPADGQACVLGVRPEDVEVRADGPCQGNVALVEAMGAHRVLWLDHHGTQVAAIVQDEHPAVAGSAAFALRPAHISLFDEASTRRL; from the coding sequence ATGGCCAATGTCTCCATCCGCAACCTGGGCATCGAACTGGGTGCCAACCGTGTCATCTCCGCGCTCGACCTGGACGTGCGCGCCGGCGAGTTCGTCGTGCTGCTGGGGCCTTCCGGCTGCGGCAAGTCGACGCTGCTGCACAGCATCGCGGGCCTGAACGACGCCGCCGCCGGCAGCATCGAGATCGGCGGGCGCGACATGACGTACGCCGATCCCAAGGATCGCGGCATCGCGCTGGTGTTCCAGTCGTACGCGCTGTACCCGACCATGAATGTGGAAAAGAACCTGTCGTTCGGCCTGCGCATCGCCGGCACGCCGAAGGACGAGATCGCGCGGCGCGTGGCGCGCGCGGCGGACATGCTGCAATTGGGCCCGCTGCTGCAGCGGAAACCCGGCCAGCTCTCGGGCGGGCAGCGCCAGCGCGTGGCCATCGGTCGCGCCATCGTGCGCCAGGCCGACGTGTTCCTGTTCGACGAACCGCTGTCGAACCTGGACGCCAAGCTGCGCACGGAGCTGCGCCGCGAACTGAAGCTGCTGCACGGCCAGCTGGGCGCGACGATGATCTACGTGACGCACGATCAGGTCGAGGCAATGACCTTGGCCGACCGCATGGCCGTCATGCAGGGCGGCGTGATCCAGCAGTTCGACACGCCCGATGCGATCTACCGGCGGCCGGAAAACCTGTTCGTCGCGACCTTCCTCGGCTCGCCGGGCATGAACCTGTTCCGCGGCCGGCTGGCGCGGCAGGACGGCCGCGTGGTGTTCGACGACGGCCACCTGGCGCTCGACGTCAGCGCCTACCCGTTCCGCCAGCCGCCAGCCGACGGCCAGGCCTGCGTGCTGGGCGTGCGGCCGGAAGACGTGGAGGTGCGTGCCGACGGCCCGTGCCAGGGCAACGTCGCACTGGTCGAGGCCATGGGGGCGCACCGCGTGCTGTGGCTCGATCACCACGGCACCCAGGTCGCCGCCATCGTGCAGGACGAGCACCCGGCCGTGGCGGGCAGTGCGGCGTTCGCGTTGCGGCCCGCGCACATTTCGCTGTTCGACGAGGCCAGCACGCGGCGCCTCTGA
- a CDS encoding cytochrome c family protein encodes MIRLSLSALLALFALPAMLLVLSAHAAPPPGDPVAGAAAFRKCASCHQVGPAARGGFGPQLNGIIGRRAAASTDYAYSAALRRSGIVWTDAALARFLRDPDAMVPGTKMRFWGIGDERQIANLLAYLRQYP; translated from the coding sequence ATGATCCGCTTGTCCCTGTCCGCCCTGCTTGCCCTGTTTGCCCTACCTGCCATGCTGCTCGTCCTGTCCGCCCACGCCGCACCGCCGCCCGGCGATCCTGTCGCCGGCGCGGCCGCGTTCCGCAAGTGCGCGTCGTGCCATCAGGTCGGCCCGGCGGCAAGGGGCGGCTTCGGCCCGCAGCTGAACGGCATCATCGGCCGGCGCGCCGCCGCCAGCACCGATTACGCCTACTCGGCGGCGCTGCGGCGCTCCGGCATCGTCTGGACCGACGCCGCGCTGGCGCGCTTCCTGCGGGACCCGGACGCCATGGTGCCGGGCACCAAGATGCGCTTCTGGGGCATCGGCGACGAGCGCCAGATCGCCAACCTGCTGGCCTACCTGCGCCAGTACCCTTAG
- the serB gene encoding phosphoserine phosphatase SerB has translation MNLVLQGEGDCLDRAERIAALTAPTSITRISANAVRCEGIAFSPALRQTIEVAAHAAQLDATYMMGRRRLDEFRLVAMDMDSTLITIECIDEIADMQGLKPEVAAITEAAMRGELDFAESLRRRVALLEGLDAGALQRVYDERVRLSPGAERMLRAVQAAGLKTLLVSGGFTYFTDRLKTRLGLDYTQANQLEIVDGKLTGKLVGGIVDAAAKRAAVEHVCAGLGITPAEAIVMGDGANDLEMMGIAGLSVAFRAKPVVREQATVAFNFVGLDGILNLLG, from the coding sequence ATGAACCTCGTCCTGCAGGGCGAGGGCGACTGCCTGGACCGTGCCGAGCGCATCGCCGCGCTGACGGCGCCCACCAGCATCACCCGCATCTCAGCCAATGCCGTACGCTGCGAGGGCATCGCCTTCTCGCCGGCGCTGCGCCAGACCATCGAGGTGGCGGCCCACGCCGCCCAGCTCGATGCCACCTACATGATGGGGCGGCGCCGCCTGGACGAGTTCCGCCTGGTGGCGATGGACATGGATTCCACCCTGATCACGATCGAATGCATCGACGAGATCGCGGACATGCAGGGCCTCAAGCCCGAGGTGGCCGCCATCACGGAAGCGGCAATGCGCGGCGAACTGGACTTCGCCGAAAGCCTGCGCCGCCGCGTGGCGCTGCTGGAAGGCCTGGATGCGGGCGCGCTGCAGCGTGTGTACGACGAGCGCGTGCGCCTGTCGCCCGGCGCCGAGCGGATGCTGCGGGCCGTGCAGGCGGCCGGCCTGAAGACGCTGCTGGTGTCGGGCGGCTTCACCTATTTCACCGACCGGCTGAAGACCCGGCTGGGGCTCGACTACACGCAGGCCAATCAGCTGGAGATCGTCGACGGCAAGCTGACCGGCAAACTGGTGGGCGGGATCGTCGACGCGGCGGCCAAGCGCGCCGCCGTGGAACACGTGTGCGCGGGGCTGGGCATCACGCCGGCCGAGGCGATCGTCATGGGCGACGGCGCCAACGACCTGGAGATGATGGGCATCGCCGGGCTGTCGGTGGCGTTCCGGGCCAAGCCGGTGGTGCGCGAGCAGGCCACGGTGGCGTTCAACTTCGTCGGGCTCGATGGCATCCTGAACCTGCTGGGATAA
- a CDS encoding carbohydrate ABC transporter permease produces the protein MKRDAIGDIVLPPVRRKQRRLTPARIGVYAFLVTAALFFLVPLYVMLVTSVKPMAEIRLGNLFALPMAPTLAPWESAWKSACTGLECEGIRGGFWNSVWITLPSMVLSIAIGAVNGYALSFWRPRGANVLFAVLMMGAFVPGQVMLYPLVRALAAVELYSSLPGIVLVHVIFGMPTMTLLFRNYYAALPQELFKAARIDGGGFWRIFLELMLPMSTPVIVVAAIMQVTNIWNDFLLGLVFAGSDHLPMTVQLNNIINTTTGERLYNVNMAATILTSMVPLALYFLSGRWFVRGIAAGAVKG, from the coding sequence ATGAAGCGCGATGCGATCGGCGATATCGTTCTGCCGCCGGTGCGGCGCAAGCAGCGCCGCCTGACGCCGGCGCGCATCGGCGTGTACGCCTTCCTCGTCACGGCCGCGCTGTTCTTCCTGGTGCCGCTGTACGTGATGCTGGTGACGTCGGTCAAGCCGATGGCGGAGATCCGGCTCGGCAACCTGTTCGCGTTGCCCATGGCGCCCACCCTGGCACCGTGGGAGAGCGCCTGGAAGAGCGCCTGCACGGGCCTGGAATGCGAGGGCATCCGTGGCGGCTTCTGGAACTCGGTCTGGATCACGCTGCCCAGCATGGTGCTGTCGATCGCCATCGGCGCGGTCAACGGCTATGCGCTGTCGTTCTGGCGGCCGCGCGGGGCCAATGTGCTGTTCGCCGTCCTGATGATGGGCGCCTTCGTGCCGGGCCAGGTCATGCTGTATCCGCTGGTGCGCGCGCTGGCGGCGGTGGAGCTGTACAGCTCCTTGCCGGGCATCGTGCTGGTGCACGTGATCTTCGGCATGCCGACCATGACGCTGTTGTTCCGCAATTACTATGCGGCGCTGCCGCAGGAGCTGTTCAAGGCGGCGCGCATCGATGGCGGCGGCTTCTGGCGCATCTTCCTGGAGCTGATGCTGCCGATGTCCACGCCCGTCATCGTCGTCGCCGCCATCATGCAGGTGACGAACATCTGGAACGATTTCCTGCTGGGGCTCGTCTTCGCCGGCAGCGACCACCTGCCGATGACGGTCCAGCTCAACAACATCATCAACACCACCACGGGCGAGCGCCTGTACAACGTCAACATGGCAGCGACGATCCTGACTTCGATGGTGCCGCTGGCGCTGTACTTCCTGTCGGGACGCTGGTTCGTGCGCGGCATCGCCGCCGGTGCCGTCAAGGGATAA
- a CDS encoding CaiB/BaiF CoA-transferase family protein, which translates to MSGPLAGIKVIEIGALIAAPFAARLLAEFGAEVVKIEAPGGGDPLRKWRKLHQGTSLWWYLQSRNKQSVALDLKTPEGVDIVKRLALDADLLIENLKPGALEKLGLGWDVLHALNPKLTMVRISGYGQTGPYKDRPGFGAIGEAMGGIRYTTGEAGGVPARVGVSLGDSLASLHAVMGALMAVLRVKTGQGDGQVVDVSLVESVFNLMESLVPEFDLLGHVRERSGGALPGIAPSNTYPTRDGAYVVIAGNSDPIYRRLMAVIERPDLADDPRFAHNDGRAAQATLIDAAIAGWTSRHPIETVLAALEAAEVPAGRIYSVADIVADPHYQAREMLLPATLPDGVQVKMPGIVPKLSATPGEVRWQGPALGQHTDGVLAGLGFDAGQIAALHEKGVVR; encoded by the coding sequence ATGAGCGGACCCCTGGCAGGCATCAAGGTGATCGAGATCGGCGCGCTGATCGCGGCGCCGTTCGCCGCGCGGCTGCTGGCCGAATTCGGCGCGGAGGTCGTCAAGATCGAGGCGCCGGGCGGCGGCGACCCCTTGCGCAAATGGCGCAAGCTGCATCAGGGCACGTCGCTGTGGTGGTATCTGCAATCGCGCAACAAGCAGTCGGTCGCGCTGGACCTGAAGACGCCGGAGGGTGTCGACATCGTCAAGCGCCTGGCGCTGGATGCCGACCTGCTGATCGAGAACCTGAAACCGGGCGCGCTGGAGAAGCTGGGCCTGGGCTGGGACGTGCTGCACGCGCTGAACCCGAAGCTGACGATGGTGCGCATCTCCGGCTACGGCCAGACCGGTCCGTACAAGGACCGTCCCGGCTTCGGCGCCATCGGCGAGGCGATGGGCGGCATCCGCTACACGACCGGCGAGGCCGGCGGCGTGCCCGCGCGCGTGGGCGTCAGCCTGGGCGATTCGCTGGCGTCGCTGCACGCCGTGATGGGTGCCCTGATGGCCGTGCTGCGCGTGAAGACGGGGCAGGGCGACGGTCAGGTGGTGGATGTTTCGCTGGTCGAAAGCGTGTTCAACCTGATGGAAAGCCTGGTGCCGGAATTCGACCTGCTGGGTCACGTGCGCGAGCGCAGCGGCGGCGCGCTGCCCGGCATCGCGCCGTCGAACACCTACCCGACCCGCGACGGCGCCTATGTCGTCATCGCCGGCAACAGCGATCCGATCTACCGCCGCCTGATGGCGGTCATCGAGCGGCCCGACCTGGCCGACGACCCGCGCTTCGCCCATAACGACGGGCGCGCCGCGCAGGCCACGCTGATCGACGCGGCCATCGCCGGCTGGACCTCGCGCCATCCGATCGAGACGGTGCTGGCGGCGCTGGAAGCGGCCGAGGTGCCGGCCGGGCGCATCTACTCGGTGGCGGACATCGTCGCCGACCCCCACTACCAGGCGCGCGAGATGCTGCTGCCGGCCACCTTGCCGGATGGGGTGCAGGTCAAGATGCCGGGCATCGTGCCGAAGCTGTCGGCGACGCCGGGCGAGGTGCGCTGGCAGGGGCCGGCGCTGGGGCAGCATACCGATGGGGTGTTGGCGGGGCTGGGGTTCGACGCCGGTCAGATCGCGGCGCTGCACGAGAAAGGGGTGGTGCGGTGA